From Chryseobacterium sp. H1D6B, a single genomic window includes:
- a CDS encoding response regulator transcription factor, with protein MNQKKILLIDDELDILEILSYNLEKEGYDITTATNGNEGIAKAKEIIPDLILLDVMMPEKDGIETCQELRKVKELQKTLIVFLSARSEEFSQLAGFQAGANDYIVKLIKPKILISKVNALLQLTSQVSDNAKLIEIGDLIIDKDNFRVSKSGQQFLLPKKEFDLLYLLASNTEKVFKREEILEKVWGNDVIVGERTIDVHIRRLREKLGINTIQTLKGIGYKLIV; from the coding sequence ATGAACCAAAAGAAAATACTCTTAATAGACGATGAACTGGATATTTTAGAGATTCTGTCTTACAATTTAGAAAAGGAAGGTTATGACATCACTACCGCTACAAATGGTAATGAAGGAATAGCAAAAGCTAAAGAAATCATTCCGGATCTTATATTACTAGATGTAATGATGCCTGAAAAAGACGGGATTGAAACTTGCCAGGAACTTCGTAAAGTGAAAGAACTTCAAAAAACACTTATTGTTTTCCTTTCCGCAAGAAGTGAAGAGTTTTCTCAATTAGCAGGGTTTCAGGCCGGAGCTAATGATTATATCGTAAAGCTCATCAAGCCAAAAATTCTTATTTCTAAAGTAAATGCGCTGCTTCAATTAACATCTCAGGTTTCTGATAATGCAAAATTGATCGAAATTGGAGATTTAATCATTGATAAAGATAATTTCAGAGTTTCTAAAAGCGGGCAGCAGTTTTTACTTCCCAAAAAAGAATTTGATTTACTTTATCTTTTAGCTTCAAACACAGAGAAAGTTTTCAAAAGAGAAGAGATTCTGGAAAAAGTATGGGGGAACGATGTTATTGTAGGGGAAAGAACAATAGATGTTCATATCAGGAGATTAAGAGAAAAGCTAGGGATTAATACCATTCAGACCTTAAAAGGAATCGGGTATAAGCTTATAGTTTAA
- a CDS encoding TonB-dependent receptor plug domain-containing protein, translated as MKIDKLSVAVIFLSGSLFYAQEIRQDTVKKEKRIEGVVIQGNSNKKTETAVLGEQKKAIIQKQAVSAEEISRKGISNVEQGLTKVTGITTVEGRGLFVRGLEERYNYLLINGLGSPSNNPFQKIIALKQFPTDVVGKLNIYKTFNSNLYGDFAGATFDIETLTIDKSFSKIEFSIGVNTLSTFRDDFKISEGASGIKGYLGLNSEDKKLPSAIRDSRPNNYKFSASESLSQFKDSWNVDQVKSLPNTSIGFTTVQKMKAGESGSLGVLFSLNQSSEYSYKEGAKNQFKDFGGVINLNNDLLRKQYNYEIESSALLGFAYKNRGTAVNLNAMYLQNVNNIIEDYYGYKNNQVQNKDVGFFRTNQQDLSRFLNIQLTGSQKIDDRQQVKAGGSYVINNYQQPDRKILEGSRQDLNGNNLPDNQLLLAYGGNNIIRQYLDVNSRFYGSAYGEYSIFLGEKGDKKDYPMQLSVGYNGFADLRKTSYRFLFGKPNGTAGQSFLIDKNSPQAKFDQDLANNLFYFQEESDGSKFFTSMYQFVNAGYINFNYKPSETWDILLGARYENDMTLIRFSEQGAAKKTNLDKQRNLFLPSVSIKKAVNSKNNLRFAFSKTVTRPVLIETMDIDYINPDNETIRGNPNIENSDNYNFDLKWEYFPSNKEMFAVNLFAKRINNAIERSFVSSGDANGVTVTFYNAKKADLAGIELEGIISLGRISESLDKFTLGANATFMYTDVERSQQQLELEQPNPNYYKGDLHKRGLQGASPYTINADLKYEMKTKNSLTRTLSLVYNVSGSKIYAVGTSGADNYYEKPFHQLDFVYQEQVTKNWNIKAGVQNILNNRYKILLGDKSYYNVDTNGINTYTDYFRGVNFNLTVGYTF; from the coding sequence ATGAAAATCGACAAACTAAGTGTTGCGGTCATATTTTTGTCCGGATCTCTATTCTATGCCCAAGAAATCAGGCAGGATACAGTAAAGAAGGAAAAGAGAATTGAAGGCGTAGTCATCCAAGGAAACAGTAACAAGAAAACTGAAACTGCCGTATTAGGAGAACAAAAGAAAGCCATTATTCAGAAACAGGCTGTAAGTGCTGAAGAAATCTCCAGAAAAGGAATCTCTAATGTAGAACAAGGCCTTACAAAAGTAACAGGAATTACTACTGTAGAAGGAAGAGGACTTTTTGTAAGAGGTTTGGAAGAAAGATATAACTATCTTTTGATTAACGGACTCGGATCTCCTTCTAACAACCCATTTCAAAAAATTATTGCCTTAAAACAGTTCCCGACTGATGTGGTAGGTAAATTGAATATCTACAAAACATTCAACTCTAACCTTTACGGAGATTTCGCAGGAGCTACTTTCGATATTGAGACTTTGACGATTGATAAATCTTTTTCTAAAATTGAGTTCAGTATTGGAGTAAATACCTTAAGTACATTCAGAGATGATTTTAAAATTTCTGAAGGAGCCAGTGGAATTAAAGGATATTTAGGACTTAACTCTGAAGACAAAAAATTACCGTCAGCGATCAGAGATTCCAGACCTAACAACTACAAGTTTTCAGCAAGCGAATCTTTGTCTCAATTTAAAGACAGCTGGAATGTAGATCAAGTAAAATCTTTACCTAACACCAGTATAGGATTTACCACCGTACAGAAAATGAAAGCTGGAGAAAGCGGAAGTCTTGGGGTTTTATTTTCATTAAATCAAAGCAGCGAATATTCTTATAAAGAAGGAGCAAAAAACCAGTTTAAAGATTTCGGAGGGGTCATCAATCTTAATAATGATCTATTAAGAAAACAGTATAACTACGAAATTGAGTCTTCAGCATTATTAGGTTTTGCCTATAAAAATAGAGGAACAGCGGTCAACTTAAACGCCATGTACCTTCAAAACGTAAATAATATAATAGAGGATTATTACGGATATAAAAACAATCAGGTTCAAAATAAGGATGTAGGATTTTTCCGTACAAACCAGCAGGATTTATCCAGATTCCTGAATATACAGCTTACCGGCTCTCAAAAAATTGATGACAGACAACAGGTTAAAGCAGGAGGAAGTTATGTTATTAATAACTACCAGCAGCCGGACAGAAAAATATTAGAAGGAAGCCGCCAGGATCTTAATGGGAATAATTTACCAGACAACCAATTGCTTTTAGCATACGGAGGAAATAACATTATCCGCCAGTATCTGGATGTAAATTCTAGATTTTATGGCTCTGCTTATGGAGAGTATTCAATTTTCTTAGGAGAAAAAGGAGACAAAAAAGATTATCCGATGCAGCTGTCTGTTGGTTATAATGGATTTGCAGACCTTAGAAAGACTTCATACCGTTTCCTTTTCGGAAAGCCTAACGGAACAGCGGGACAAAGCTTTTTAATTGATAAAAACTCTCCTCAGGCTAAATTTGATCAGGACTTAGCCAATAATTTATTTTATTTCCAAGAAGAATCTGACGGATCTAAGTTTTTCACAAGCATGTATCAGTTTGTAAATGCAGGTTATATTAATTTCAATTATAAACCGTCTGAAACTTGGGATATCTTATTAGGAGCCCGTTACGAAAATGACATGACGCTTATCCGTTTCTCTGAGCAGGGAGCTGCTAAGAAAACTAATTTAGATAAACAAAGAAATTTATTCCTGCCGTCAGTTTCCATCAAAAAAGCAGTTAACAGCAAAAACAACTTAAGATTTGCATTCAGCAAGACGGTAACCAGACCAGTTCTTATTGAAACGATGGATATCGATTACATCAATCCAGATAATGAAACGATCAGGGGTAATCCAAATATCGAAAACAGTGATAACTATAACTTCGATTTAAAATGGGAATATTTCCCAAGCAACAAGGAAATGTTTGCTGTAAACTTATTCGCAAAAAGAATTAATAATGCGATCGAAAGATCATTTGTTTCTTCTGGAGATGCAAACGGAGTAACGGTTACTTTTTACAATGCTAAAAAAGCAGACCTTGCCGGTATTGAATTAGAAGGAATCATCAGTTTAGGAAGAATTTCTGAATCACTAGACAAATTTACTCTAGGTGCCAATGCTACTTTCATGTATACAGATGTTGAAAGAAGCCAGCAACAACTGGAACTTGAACAGCCTAATCCTAACTACTATAAAGGAGACTTACACAAAAGAGGTCTTCAGGGAGCTTCTCCATATACAATCAATGCCGATTTGAAGTATGAGATGAAAACTAAAAACAGCCTTACCAGAACATTATCTTTAGTATATAATGTTTCAGGATCTAAAATATATGCTGTAGGAACTTCAGGAGCCGACAATTACTATGAAAAGCCATTCCATCAATTAGATTTTGTTTATCAGGAACAAGTTACTAAGAACTGGAACATTAAAGCCGGCGTTCAAAACATCTTAAACAACAGATACAAAATTTTACTTGGAGACAAGAGCTATTATAATGTTGATACAAACGGAATCAATACTTATACAGACTACTTCAGAGGGGTAAATTTTAACCTAACAGTAGGTTACACATTTTAA
- a CDS encoding helix-turn-helix domain-containing protein yields the protein MGQQSDYFPVLGIHEFSENKSHGCHLLFNELNGERSIDKPHKHDFFIINLFKRGKGTHTIDFVEYPVEDHQIHLVFPDQVHQWIIEKETIGYQLMITRGWFESFLPALRFSASYYQNHPVIEVSEKIFNSFLYEFESVKKELNEKNIFWELIQKRSELIGLLVSKTVEGAFKDFEIYHSNPIISKFLALIDHHFKSDRSVSFYADKLNISANYLNIVCKKNLNVSASSVIQNRILLESKRLLKVSEMSVKDIVYDLGFYDHASFSKFFKAQTGMTPSQFKE from the coding sequence GTGGGACAGCAGTCAGATTATTTTCCCGTTTTAGGTATTCATGAATTCAGTGAAAATAAATCGCATGGATGTCATCTGCTGTTTAATGAACTGAATGGTGAACGTTCTATTGATAAGCCCCACAAACATGATTTTTTTATTATTAACCTTTTTAAAAGAGGAAAAGGTACCCATACCATTGATTTTGTGGAATACCCGGTTGAAGATCATCAAATTCATCTGGTCTTTCCGGATCAGGTGCATCAATGGATTATTGAAAAAGAAACAATCGGATACCAGCTGATGATTACCAGAGGCTGGTTTGAAAGTTTTCTGCCTGCGCTGAGGTTTTCTGCTTCTTATTACCAAAACCATCCTGTGATTGAGGTTTCAGAGAAAATTTTCAATTCTTTTTTATATGAATTTGAATCGGTTAAAAAAGAACTGAATGAAAAAAATATCTTTTGGGAACTTATTCAAAAACGGAGTGAGCTGATCGGTTTATTGGTGAGTAAAACAGTAGAGGGTGCTTTTAAAGATTTTGAAATTTACCATTCGAATCCTATTATTTCTAAATTTTTGGCTTTAATTGACCATCATTTTAAATCTGACCGTTCTGTTTCGTTTTACGCAGATAAACTTAATATTTCTGCTAATTATTTAAATATTGTCTGTAAAAAGAATCTAAATGTTTCGGCTTCTTCCGTTATTCAGAACCGGATTTTATTAGAATCCAAAAGGCTTTTGAAAGTTTCAGAAATGTCTGTAAAAGATATTGTGTACGATTTAGGTTTTTATGACCACGCCAGTTTTTCTAAATTCTTCAAAGCTCAGACTGGAATGACTCCTTCGCAGTTTAAAGAATAA